Proteins from one Elgaria multicarinata webbii isolate HBS135686 ecotype San Diego chromosome 3, rElgMul1.1.pri, whole genome shotgun sequence genomic window:
- the RPL32 gene encoding large ribosomal subunit protein eL32, with protein sequence MPALRPLIKPKIVKKRTKKFIRHQSDRYVKIKRNWRKPRGIDNRVRRRFKGQILMPNIGYGSNKKTKHMLPSGFRKFLVHNVKELEVLMMSNKSYCAEIAHNVSSKNRKVIVERAAQLAIKVTNPNARLRSEENE encoded by the exons ATGCCTGCCCTCAGGCCTCTCATTAAGCCTAAAATCGTCAAGAAGAGAACAAAGAAGTTCATTCGTCATCAGTCTGATCGCTATGTCAAAATCAAG CGTAATTGGCGCAAGCCAAGAGGTATCGACAACAGAGTTCGCAGAAGATTCAAGGGCCAAATCCTGATGCCCAACATTGGGTATGGTAGCAATAAGAAGACAAAGCACATGTTGCCTTCAGGATTCAGAAAGTTTCTTGTTCACAATGTCAAAGAGTTGGAGGTGCTGATGATGAGCAACAA GTCCTATTGTGCAGAGATTGCTCATAACGTTTCATCCAAGAACCGGAAGGTAATCGTGGAGAGAGCGGCTCAGCTTGCTATCAAAGTCACCAATCCAAATGCCAGACTGCGCAGTGaggaaaatgaataa